In Balaenoptera musculus isolate JJ_BM4_2016_0621 chromosome 19, mBalMus1.pri.v3, whole genome shotgun sequence, one genomic interval encodes:
- the HRC gene encoding sarcoplasmic reticulum histidine-rich calcium-binding protein isoform X2, whose protein sequence is MGHCGPWLHTSLLWAAVASLLLPTAVTQQLRGAGPGPSNWNNNAGASGPSGDASGKFGHPTHSHRGHGDENKDVSTESGHHFWGHGDHREEDEDVSRESQDHRYQGPEVGDENISDEEEYTEHAQQARGHRSHGNEDADDSAEHGHHFPSHGSHGHEDEDEDEVVSSEHHHHIVRHVHRGHGEEEDEEEEEEDVSTEYGHQVHRHRDHGKEKDEDVSDEHHHHGPSRRHRGREEEEEEEDDDDDVSTEYVHQTHRSQGHGKEDNEDVSDEHHHHIPSHRHQGHRDKEDEDEDVSTEHWHQVPRHTHHGLGDDEEEDEEEITVKFSHHVASHQRQGHKSAEEEDFPEGYERAVPGHHHRGVPKEEDEDISAKLGHQAPSHRQQSHRDKGTGHRGSIKEETSHQPPEHMGVKDRSHLKESDSEEEEEEKEEDHSSHEEDDEGSEEGGEGTHHGSLDQEDEEDKEEGHGLSLSQEEEEEEEEEEEEKEERREERAEVWVPLSQDHQEEEDEEEGLEEDELPFTIIPNPLARREVSGGASSEEESGEDMDQPDAQQYGNYQPGSLCGYCSFCNRCTECENCHCDEENMGEHCDQCQHCQFCYLCPLVCETVCTPGSYVDYFSSSLYQALADMLETPEL, encoded by the exons ATGGGCCACTGTGGGCCGTGGCTGCACACTTCTCTCCTCTGGGCTGCAGTGGCCAGCCTGCTTCTCCCCACTGCCGTGACCCAGCAGCTGAGAGGGGCTGGGCCGGGGCCCAGCAACTGGAACAACAATGCAGGAGCTTCGGGGCCCTCAGGGGACGCGTCGGGCAAGTTTGGCCACCCCACGCACAGCCATAGAGGCCACGGAGATGAGAACAAGGATGTTTCCACGGAGAGTGGGCATCATTTCTGGGGCCACGGAGACCACAGAGAAGAGGACGAAGATGTCTCCAGAGAATCCCAAGACCATAGGTACCAAGGCCCCGAGGTGGGAGATGAGAACATCTCTGATGAGGAGGAATATACAGAGCATGCTCAGCAGGCCCGTGGGCACAGAAGCCATGGGAACGAAGACGCGGATGATTCAGCTGAGCACGGGCACCACTTCCCCAGCCACGGGAGCCACGGCCATGAAGATGAGGACGAAGATGAAGTTGTGTCCAGTGAGCATCACCATCATATCGTCAGGCATGTACACCGAGGCCATGGAGAAGAGgaggatgaagaagaggaagaggaggatgtcTCCACTGAGTATGGACACCAGGTCCACAGACACCGAGACCATGGGAAGGAAAAGGATGAAGATGTCTCAGATGAACACCACCATCATGGCCCCAGCCGCAGACACCGAGGCcgtgaagaagaagaagaagaagaagatgatgacGATGATGTCTCCACTGAGTACGTACACCAGACCCACAGGAGTCAAGGCCATGGGAAGGAAGACAATGAAGATGTCTCAGATGAACACCACCATCATATCCCTAGCCACAGACATCAAGGCCACAGAGACAAggaagatgaggatgaggatgtgTCCACTGAACACTGGCACCAGGTTCCCAGACATACCCACCATGGCCTTGGAGACgacgaggaggaggacgaggaggagatCACAGTCAAGTTCAGCCACCATGTTGCAAGCCACCAACGCCAAGGCCACAAGAGCGCTGAGGAGGAGGACTTCCCAGAGGGATATGAAAGAGCAGTCCCTGGCCATCACCACCGCGGAGTCCCCAAGGAGGAAGATGAGGACATCTCTGCCAAGCTTGGCCACCAGGCTCCCAGCCACAGGCAGCAAAGCCACAGAGATAAAGGGACTGGCCACAGAGGGTCCATCAAAGAGGAGACTAGCCACCAGCCCCCAGAACACATGGGGGTAAAGGATAGAAGCCATTTAAAGGAGAGTGattctgaggaggaagaggaagagaaggaagaggatcaCAGCTCCCATGAAGAAGATGATGAAggttcagaggagggaggagaaggcacCCACCATGGCAGCCTGGACCAGGAGGATGAGGAAGACAAGGAGGAAGGTCATGGCCTCAGCCTgagccaggaggaggaggaagaagaggaggaagaggaagaagagaaggaggagaggagggaagagagggctgAGGTTTGGGTCCCACTGAGCCAAGACCACCAGGAggaagaagatgaggaggaggggctggaggaggatgAGCTCCCCTTCACCATCATCCCCAACCCACTGGCCAGGAGGGAGGTGTCTGGAGGTGCCTCCAGTGAAGAGGAGAGCGGTGAGGACATGG ATCAGCCGGACGCCCAGCAGTACGGGAACTACCAGCCAGGGTCCCTTTGCGGTTACTGCTCCTTCTGCAAT CGATGCACTGAATGTGAGAACTGTCACTGTGACGAGGAGAACATGGGAGAGCACTGCGACCAGTGCCAG cACTGCCAGTTCTGCTACCTCTGCCCGCTGGTCTGCGAAACTGTCTGCACTCCGG GAAGCTACGTCGACTATTTCTCCTCGTCCCTGTACCA AGCCCTGGCAGACATGCTGGAAACTCCGGAACTCTAA
- the TRPM4 gene encoding transient receptor potential cation channel subfamily M member 4 isoform X3 — protein sequence MVGAEKEQSWIPKIFKKKTCTTFIVDPTDAGGTLCQCGQPRCAHPSVAVEDAFGAAVVTVWDSDLHTTEKPTDAFGDLDFLGASRKASNFLRLSDRADPATVYNLVTNIWGFQAPNLVVSVLGGSGDPTLQTWLQDLLRRGLVRAAQNTGAWIVTGGLHKGIGRHVGVAVRDHQTARTGGNKVVAMGVAPWGVVRNRHTLINPKGSFPARYRWHGDPEDGVQFPLDYNYSAFLLVDDGTHSRLGGENRFRLGFESYLAQQKTGVGGTGIDIPVLLLLIDGDEKMLKRIENATQAQLPCLLVAGSGGAADCLAEIHTLAPGSGGGRRCEAQDLIKRFFPKGDPEILQAQVERIMTRKELLTVYSANDGPEEFETIVLKALVKACGSSEASAYLDELRLAVAWNRVDIAQSELFRGDIRWRSFHLEASLMDALLNDRPEFVRLLISHGLSLDRFLTPTRLAQLYSAAPPNSLIYSLLEQASHGTGNKGPVSKPSSEPQPPKVGQVLRLLLGKTCAPTFPAGGTHQGDGSKEDSYLLWDKATSELVLEAVPGQAPWIDLLLWALLLNRAQMAVYFWEMGSNSVASALGACLLLRVLGRLETEAEEAARRKDLAAKFEGLGVDLFGECYRSSEERAAHLLLWRCPLWGDATCLHLAMQADARSFFAQDGVQSLLTQKWWGEMDSTTPIWALVLTFFCPPLIYTNLITFRKPDEEPTQKDLAFDMDRDVSGEGPGETTDPPEKTPLGVLRPPSRRSCCGGCPQRLRRWPQFWGAPVTSFMGNVVSYLLFLLLFAHVLLIDFQPETPSALELLLYFWAFTLLCEEFRQGLGGGLGSLAMGAPRTDSHQAPLRRRLHLYLSDAWNQCDLVALTCFLLGVGCRLTAGLYDLGRTVLCLDFMIFTVRLLHIFTVNKQLGPKIVMVNKMMKDVFFFLFFLGVWLIAYGVATEGLLRPQDRNLANILRRVFYRPYLQIFGQIPQEDIDAGLMKPDNCSSEKGLWARPSRTQAGSCVSLYANWLVLVLLVIFLLVANILLVNLLIAMFSYTFGKVQGNSDLYWKAQRYSLIREFHSRPALAPPLIVISHVLSLIRRLRRRRASLPPSAVVEHFRERPAWPKREKPRGRNLERKKSMYRLEEDAQEH from the exons ATGGTGGGTGCGGAGAAGGAGCAG AGCTGGATCCCCAAGATCTTCAAGAAGAAGACGTGCACGACTTTCATCGTTGACCCCACAGATGCGGG ggGGACCTTGTGCCAGTGTGGGCAACCCCGGTGTGCCCACCCATCGGTGGCTGTGGAGGATGCATTCGGGGCAGCCGTGGTGACCGTATGGGACAGTGACCTGCACACCACGGAGAAGCCCACAGATGCCTTCGGAGACCTGGACTTCCTGGGTGCCAGCCGCAAGGCCAGCAAT TTCCTCCGGCTCTCTGACCGCGCGGATCCAGCTACAGTTTATAATCTGGTCACGAACATATGGGGCTTCCAGGCCCCGAACCTGGTGGTGTCAGTGCTGGGGGGGTCGGGGGACCCCACCCTGCAGACTTGGCTGCAGGACCTGCTGCGACGCGGGCTGGTGCGGGCTGCCCAGAACACAG GGGCCTGGATTGTCACCGGAGGGCTGCACAAGGGCATTGGACGGCATGTGGGTGTGGCTGTGCGGGACCACCAGACGGCCAGGACTGGGGGCAACAAGGTGGTGGCCATGGGCGTGGCCCCCTGGGGTGTGGTTCGGAATAGACACACCCTCATCAACCCCAAG GGCTCGTTTCCTGCGAGGTACCGGTGGCACGGTGACCCTGAGGATGGGGTCCAGTTCCCTCTTGACTACAACTATTCGGCCTTCCTCCTGGTGGACGACGGCACCCACAGCCGCCTGGGCGGCGAGAACCGCTTCCGCTTGGGCTTCGAGTCCTACCTTGCCCAACAGAAGACGGGCGTGGGAG GGACTGGAATTGACATCCCTGTCCTCCTTCTCTTGATTGATGGTGATGAAAAGATGTTGAAG CGGATAGAGAATGCCACCCAGGCTCAGCTCCCCTGCCTCCTGGTGGCCGGGTCTGGGGGAGCTGCAGACTGCCTGGCAGAGATCCACACTCTGGCTCCAGGGAGTGGAGGAGGCAGGCGATGTGAAGCCCAAGATCTGATTAAACGTTTCTTCCCCAAAGGGGACCCTGAGATCCTACAGGCCCAG GTGGAGAGGATCATGACTCGGAAGGAGCTGCTGACAGTCTATTCAGCTAATGATGGCCCTGAGGAATTTGAGACCATCGTTTTGAAGGCCCTTGTCAAGG CCTGTGGGAGCTCTGAAGCCTCAGCTTACCTGGATGAGTTGCGTTTGGCTGTGGCTTGGAACCGTGTGGACATTGCCCAGAGTGAACTCTTCCGGGGGGATATCCGATGGCGG TCTTTCCACCTGGAAGCCTCCCTCATGGACGCCCTTCTGAATGACCGGCCAGAGTTCGTGCGCTTGCTCATCTCCCATGGCCTTAGCCTGGACCGCTTCCTGACCCCTACGCGCCTGGCCCAGCTCTACAGTGCAGCGCCCCCCAACTCACTTATCTACAGCCTTTTGGAGCAGGCGTCCCACGGCACAGGCAACAAAGGCCCAGTCTCTAAACCCTCTTCGGAGCCACAACCCCCTAAGGTGGGGCAGGTGCTGCGGTTGCTGCTGGGGAAGACGTGTGCGCCGACGTTCCCCGCCGGGGGCACCCACCAGGGCGATGGCAGCAAGGAGGAT TCGTATCTGCTGTGGGACAAGGCTACCTCAGAACTTGTGCTGGAAGCCGTTCCCGGGCAGGCACCCTGGATTGACCTGCTCCTCTGGGCACTGCTGCTCAACAGGGCTCAGATGGCCGTGTACTTCTGGGAGATG GGTTCCAATTCTGTGGCCTCAGCTCTTGGGGCCTGTCTGTTGCTGCGAGTGCTGGGGCGCCTGGAGACTGAGGCTGAGGAGGCAGCACGGAGGAAGGACCTGGCAGCCAAGTTTGAGGGGCTGGGTGTTG ACCTCTTTGGAGAATGCTACCGCAGCAGCGAGGAACGGGCTGCTCACCTGCTCCTTTGGCGCTGCCCACTCTGGGGGGATGCCACCTGCCTCCACCTTGCCATGCAGGCTGATGCCCGTTCCTTCTTTGCCCAGGATGGGGTACAG tCTCTGCTGACACAGAAGTGGTGGGGGGAGATGGACAGCACCACACCCATCTGGGCCCTGGTTCTCACCTTCTTTTGCCCCCCACTCATCTACACCAACCTCATCACCTTCAG GAAGCCAGATGAGGAACCCACGCAGAAGGACCTGGCATTTGACATGGACAGGGACGTCAGTGGGGAAGGGCCTGGCGA gaCCACAGACCCTCCTGAGAAGACGCCCTTGGGGGTGTTGAGGCCGCCCAGCCGCAGGAGCTGCTGTGGGGGGTGCCCCCAGCGCCTGCGCCGCTGGCCCCAGTTCTGGGGAGCACCGGTGACTTCCTTCATGGGCAACGTGGTCAGCTACCTCCTCTTCCTGTTGCTCTTCGCCCACGTGCTGCTCATTGACTTCCAGCCCGAGACGCCCAGCGCCCTGGAGCTGCTGCTCTACTTCTGGGCCTTCACCCTGCTCTGCGAGGAGTTCCGCCAGGGGCTGGGTGGCGGCTTGGGCAGCCTGGCCATGGGGGCCCCCAGGACAGACTCCCACCAGGCCCCACTGCGCCGCCGCCTGCACCTCTACCTCTCAGATGCCTGGAACCAGTGCGACTTGGTGGCCCTCACCTGCTTCCTCCTGGGCGTGGGCTGCCG GCTGACCGCAGGACTGTATGACCTGGGCCGTACTGTCCTCTGCCTCGACTTCATGATCTTCACGGTGAGGCTGCTGCACATCTTCACAGTCAACAAACAGCTGGGGCCCAAGATCGTCATGGTGAACAAGATG ATGAAGGAtgtgttcttcttcctcttcttccttggcGTGTGGCTGATTGCCTACGGGGTGGCCACGGAGGGGCTCCTTAGGCCCCAGGACCGTAACCTCGCGAATATCCTGCGCCGGGTCTTCTACCGGCCCTACCTGCAGATCTTTGGGCAGATCCCCCAGGAGGACATAGACG CGGGCCTCATGAAGCCCGACAACTGTTCATCGGAGAAGGGCTTATGGGCGCGCCCCTCAAGGACCCAGGCAGGCTCCTGCGTCTCGCTTTATGCCAACTGGCTGGTGTTGGTCCTCCTCGTCATCTTCCTGCTCGTGGCCAACATCCTGCTGGTCAATTTGCTCATCGCGATGTTCAG
- the HRC gene encoding sarcoplasmic reticulum histidine-rich calcium-binding protein isoform X1 — MGHCGPWLHTSLLWAAVASLLLPTAVTQQLRGAGPGPSNWNNNAGASGPSGDASGKFGHPTHSHRGHGDENKDVSTESGHHFWGHGDHREEDEDVSRESQDHRYQGPEVGDENISDEEEYTEHAQQARGHRSHGNEDADDSAEHGHHFPSHGSHGHEDEDEDEVVSSEHHHHIVRHVHRGHGEEEDEEEEEEDVSTEYGHQVHRHRDHGKEKDEDVSDEHHHHGPSRRHRGREEEEEEEDDDDDVSTEYVHQTHRSQGHGKEDNEDVSDEHHHHIPSHRHQGHRDKEDEDEDVSTEHWHQVPRHTHHGLGDDEEEDEEEITVKFSHHVASHQRQGHKSAEEEDFPEGYERAVPGHHHRGVPKEEDEDISAKLGHQAPSHRQQSHRDKGTGHRGSIKEETSHQPPEHMGVKDRSHLKESDSEEEEEEKEEDHSSHEEDDEGSEEGGEGTHHGSLDQEDEEDKEEGHGLSLSQEEEEEEEEEEEEKEERREERAEVWVPLSQDHQEEEDEEEGLEEDELPFTIIPNPLARREVSGGASSEEESGEDMDQPDAQQYGNYQPGSLCGYCSFCNRCTECENCHCDEENMGEHCDQCQHCQFCYLCPLVCETVCTPEPWQTCWKLRNSNPDTRLRRRYISLALQPLSTGHIYFSE; from the exons ATGGGCCACTGTGGGCCGTGGCTGCACACTTCTCTCCTCTGGGCTGCAGTGGCCAGCCTGCTTCTCCCCACTGCCGTGACCCAGCAGCTGAGAGGGGCTGGGCCGGGGCCCAGCAACTGGAACAACAATGCAGGAGCTTCGGGGCCCTCAGGGGACGCGTCGGGCAAGTTTGGCCACCCCACGCACAGCCATAGAGGCCACGGAGATGAGAACAAGGATGTTTCCACGGAGAGTGGGCATCATTTCTGGGGCCACGGAGACCACAGAGAAGAGGACGAAGATGTCTCCAGAGAATCCCAAGACCATAGGTACCAAGGCCCCGAGGTGGGAGATGAGAACATCTCTGATGAGGAGGAATATACAGAGCATGCTCAGCAGGCCCGTGGGCACAGAAGCCATGGGAACGAAGACGCGGATGATTCAGCTGAGCACGGGCACCACTTCCCCAGCCACGGGAGCCACGGCCATGAAGATGAGGACGAAGATGAAGTTGTGTCCAGTGAGCATCACCATCATATCGTCAGGCATGTACACCGAGGCCATGGAGAAGAGgaggatgaagaagaggaagaggaggatgtcTCCACTGAGTATGGACACCAGGTCCACAGACACCGAGACCATGGGAAGGAAAAGGATGAAGATGTCTCAGATGAACACCACCATCATGGCCCCAGCCGCAGACACCGAGGCcgtgaagaagaagaagaagaagaagatgatgacGATGATGTCTCCACTGAGTACGTACACCAGACCCACAGGAGTCAAGGCCATGGGAAGGAAGACAATGAAGATGTCTCAGATGAACACCACCATCATATCCCTAGCCACAGACATCAAGGCCACAGAGACAAggaagatgaggatgaggatgtgTCCACTGAACACTGGCACCAGGTTCCCAGACATACCCACCATGGCCTTGGAGACgacgaggaggaggacgaggaggagatCACAGTCAAGTTCAGCCACCATGTTGCAAGCCACCAACGCCAAGGCCACAAGAGCGCTGAGGAGGAGGACTTCCCAGAGGGATATGAAAGAGCAGTCCCTGGCCATCACCACCGCGGAGTCCCCAAGGAGGAAGATGAGGACATCTCTGCCAAGCTTGGCCACCAGGCTCCCAGCCACAGGCAGCAAAGCCACAGAGATAAAGGGACTGGCCACAGAGGGTCCATCAAAGAGGAGACTAGCCACCAGCCCCCAGAACACATGGGGGTAAAGGATAGAAGCCATTTAAAGGAGAGTGattctgaggaggaagaggaagagaaggaagaggatcaCAGCTCCCATGAAGAAGATGATGAAggttcagaggagggaggagaaggcacCCACCATGGCAGCCTGGACCAGGAGGATGAGGAAGACAAGGAGGAAGGTCATGGCCTCAGCCTgagccaggaggaggaggaagaagaggaggaagaggaagaagagaaggaggagaggagggaagagagggctgAGGTTTGGGTCCCACTGAGCCAAGACCACCAGGAggaagaagatgaggaggaggggctggaggaggatgAGCTCCCCTTCACCATCATCCCCAACCCACTGGCCAGGAGGGAGGTGTCTGGAGGTGCCTCCAGTGAAGAGGAGAGCGGTGAGGACATGG ATCAGCCGGACGCCCAGCAGTACGGGAACTACCAGCCAGGGTCCCTTTGCGGTTACTGCTCCTTCTGCAAT CGATGCACTGAATGTGAGAACTGTCACTGTGACGAGGAGAACATGGGAGAGCACTGCGACCAGTGCCAG cACTGCCAGTTCTGCTACCTCTGCCCGCTGGTCTGCGAAACTGTCTGCACTCCGG AGCCCTGGCAGACATGCTGGAAACTCCGGAACTCTAACCCAGACACACGGCTGCGGCGCAGATACATCTCCCTGGCCCTCCAACCCCTTTCCACGGGCcatatttatttctctgaatAA
- the TRPM4 gene encoding transient receptor potential cation channel subfamily M member 4 isoform X5 yields MVGAEKEQSWIPKIFKKKTCTTFIVDPTDAGGTLCQCGQPRCAHPSVAVEDAFGAAVVTVWDSDLHTTEKPTDAFGDLDFLGASRKASNFLRLSDRADPATVYNLVTNIWGFQAPNLVVSVLGGSGDPTLQTWLQDLLRRGLVRAAQNTGAWIVTGGLHKGIGRHVGVAVRDHQTARTGGNKVVAMGVAPWGVVRNRHTLINPKGSFPARYRWHGDPEDGVQFPLDYNYSAFLLVDDGTHSRLGGENRFRLGFESYLAQQKTGVGGTGIDIPVLLLLIDGDEKMLKRIENATQAQLPCLLVAGSGGAADCLAEIHTLAPGSGGGRRCEAQDLIKRFFPKGDPEILQAQVERIMTRKELLTVYSANDGPEEFETIVLKALVKACGSSEASAYLDELRLAVAWNRVDIAQSELFRGDIRWRSFHLEASLMDALLNDRPEFVRLLISHGLSLDRFLTPTRLAQLYSAAPPNSLIYSLLEQASHGTGNKGPVSKPSSEPQPPKVGQVLRLLLGKTCAPTFPAGGTHQGDGSKEDSYLLWDKATSELVLEAVPGQAPWIDLLLWALLLNRAQMAVYFWEMGSNSVASALGACLLLRVLGRLETEAEEAARRKDLAAKFEGLGVDLFGECYRSSEERAAHLLLWRCPLWGDATCLHLAMQADARSFFAQDGVQSLLTQKWWGEMDSTTPIWALVLTFFCPPLIYTNLITFRKPDEEPTQKDLAFDMDRDVSGEGPGETTDPPEKTPLGVLRPPSRRSCCGGCPQRLRRWPQFWGAPVTSFMGNVVSYLLFLLLFAHVLLIDFQPETPSALELLLYFWAFTLLCEEFRQGLGGGLGSLAMGAPRTDSHQAPLRRRLHLYLSDAWNQCDLVALTCFLLGVGCRLTAGLYDLGRTVLCLDFMIFTVRLLHIFTVNKQLGPKIVMVNKMMKDVFFFLFFLGVWLIAYGVATEGLLRPQDRNLANILRRVFYRPYLQIFGQIPQEDIDAGLMKPDNCSSEKGLWARPSRTQAGSCVSLYANWLVLVLLVIFLLVANILLVNLLIAMFRGVDLQ; encoded by the exons ATGGTGGGTGCGGAGAAGGAGCAG AGCTGGATCCCCAAGATCTTCAAGAAGAAGACGTGCACGACTTTCATCGTTGACCCCACAGATGCGGG ggGGACCTTGTGCCAGTGTGGGCAACCCCGGTGTGCCCACCCATCGGTGGCTGTGGAGGATGCATTCGGGGCAGCCGTGGTGACCGTATGGGACAGTGACCTGCACACCACGGAGAAGCCCACAGATGCCTTCGGAGACCTGGACTTCCTGGGTGCCAGCCGCAAGGCCAGCAAT TTCCTCCGGCTCTCTGACCGCGCGGATCCAGCTACAGTTTATAATCTGGTCACGAACATATGGGGCTTCCAGGCCCCGAACCTGGTGGTGTCAGTGCTGGGGGGGTCGGGGGACCCCACCCTGCAGACTTGGCTGCAGGACCTGCTGCGACGCGGGCTGGTGCGGGCTGCCCAGAACACAG GGGCCTGGATTGTCACCGGAGGGCTGCACAAGGGCATTGGACGGCATGTGGGTGTGGCTGTGCGGGACCACCAGACGGCCAGGACTGGGGGCAACAAGGTGGTGGCCATGGGCGTGGCCCCCTGGGGTGTGGTTCGGAATAGACACACCCTCATCAACCCCAAG GGCTCGTTTCCTGCGAGGTACCGGTGGCACGGTGACCCTGAGGATGGGGTCCAGTTCCCTCTTGACTACAACTATTCGGCCTTCCTCCTGGTGGACGACGGCACCCACAGCCGCCTGGGCGGCGAGAACCGCTTCCGCTTGGGCTTCGAGTCCTACCTTGCCCAACAGAAGACGGGCGTGGGAG GGACTGGAATTGACATCCCTGTCCTCCTTCTCTTGATTGATGGTGATGAAAAGATGTTGAAG CGGATAGAGAATGCCACCCAGGCTCAGCTCCCCTGCCTCCTGGTGGCCGGGTCTGGGGGAGCTGCAGACTGCCTGGCAGAGATCCACACTCTGGCTCCAGGGAGTGGAGGAGGCAGGCGATGTGAAGCCCAAGATCTGATTAAACGTTTCTTCCCCAAAGGGGACCCTGAGATCCTACAGGCCCAG GTGGAGAGGATCATGACTCGGAAGGAGCTGCTGACAGTCTATTCAGCTAATGATGGCCCTGAGGAATTTGAGACCATCGTTTTGAAGGCCCTTGTCAAGG CCTGTGGGAGCTCTGAAGCCTCAGCTTACCTGGATGAGTTGCGTTTGGCTGTGGCTTGGAACCGTGTGGACATTGCCCAGAGTGAACTCTTCCGGGGGGATATCCGATGGCGG TCTTTCCACCTGGAAGCCTCCCTCATGGACGCCCTTCTGAATGACCGGCCAGAGTTCGTGCGCTTGCTCATCTCCCATGGCCTTAGCCTGGACCGCTTCCTGACCCCTACGCGCCTGGCCCAGCTCTACAGTGCAGCGCCCCCCAACTCACTTATCTACAGCCTTTTGGAGCAGGCGTCCCACGGCACAGGCAACAAAGGCCCAGTCTCTAAACCCTCTTCGGAGCCACAACCCCCTAAGGTGGGGCAGGTGCTGCGGTTGCTGCTGGGGAAGACGTGTGCGCCGACGTTCCCCGCCGGGGGCACCCACCAGGGCGATGGCAGCAAGGAGGAT TCGTATCTGCTGTGGGACAAGGCTACCTCAGAACTTGTGCTGGAAGCCGTTCCCGGGCAGGCACCCTGGATTGACCTGCTCCTCTGGGCACTGCTGCTCAACAGGGCTCAGATGGCCGTGTACTTCTGGGAGATG GGTTCCAATTCTGTGGCCTCAGCTCTTGGGGCCTGTCTGTTGCTGCGAGTGCTGGGGCGCCTGGAGACTGAGGCTGAGGAGGCAGCACGGAGGAAGGACCTGGCAGCCAAGTTTGAGGGGCTGGGTGTTG ACCTCTTTGGAGAATGCTACCGCAGCAGCGAGGAACGGGCTGCTCACCTGCTCCTTTGGCGCTGCCCACTCTGGGGGGATGCCACCTGCCTCCACCTTGCCATGCAGGCTGATGCCCGTTCCTTCTTTGCCCAGGATGGGGTACAG tCTCTGCTGACACAGAAGTGGTGGGGGGAGATGGACAGCACCACACCCATCTGGGCCCTGGTTCTCACCTTCTTTTGCCCCCCACTCATCTACACCAACCTCATCACCTTCAG GAAGCCAGATGAGGAACCCACGCAGAAGGACCTGGCATTTGACATGGACAGGGACGTCAGTGGGGAAGGGCCTGGCGA gaCCACAGACCCTCCTGAGAAGACGCCCTTGGGGGTGTTGAGGCCGCCCAGCCGCAGGAGCTGCTGTGGGGGGTGCCCCCAGCGCCTGCGCCGCTGGCCCCAGTTCTGGGGAGCACCGGTGACTTCCTTCATGGGCAACGTGGTCAGCTACCTCCTCTTCCTGTTGCTCTTCGCCCACGTGCTGCTCATTGACTTCCAGCCCGAGACGCCCAGCGCCCTGGAGCTGCTGCTCTACTTCTGGGCCTTCACCCTGCTCTGCGAGGAGTTCCGCCAGGGGCTGGGTGGCGGCTTGGGCAGCCTGGCCATGGGGGCCCCCAGGACAGACTCCCACCAGGCCCCACTGCGCCGCCGCCTGCACCTCTACCTCTCAGATGCCTGGAACCAGTGCGACTTGGTGGCCCTCACCTGCTTCCTCCTGGGCGTGGGCTGCCG GCTGACCGCAGGACTGTATGACCTGGGCCGTACTGTCCTCTGCCTCGACTTCATGATCTTCACGGTGAGGCTGCTGCACATCTTCACAGTCAACAAACAGCTGGGGCCCAAGATCGTCATGGTGAACAAGATG ATGAAGGAtgtgttcttcttcctcttcttccttggcGTGTGGCTGATTGCCTACGGGGTGGCCACGGAGGGGCTCCTTAGGCCCCAGGACCGTAACCTCGCGAATATCCTGCGCCGGGTCTTCTACCGGCCCTACCTGCAGATCTTTGGGCAGATCCCCCAGGAGGACATAGACG CGGGCCTCATGAAGCCCGACAACTGTTCATCGGAGAAGGGCTTATGGGCGCGCCCCTCAAGGACCCAGGCAGGCTCCTGCGTCTCGCTTTATGCCAACTGGCTGGTGTTGGTCCTCCTCGTCATCTTCCTGCTCGTGGCCAACATCCTGCTGGTCAATTTGCTCATCGCGATGTTCAG